One Candidatus Chazhemtobacterium aquaticus genomic window, GCGGTGTCGTTTATACCATGGGTCGCTTCACCGGTATCGTTGAACCCGGCTGGCGTTTAGTTTGGCCCATCTTTCAGAGTTTCAGAAAGGTTGATATTCGTACCAAAGCAGTCGATGTTCCCAAGCAGGAGACCATCACCAAAGACAACGTCTCTATCAAAATGAACGCCGTTATATATTACAAAGTGAGAGATGCCGGCAAATCCATCAACGAGGTCGAAGACGTCTTCAGCGCTGTTTCTCAGCTTGCCCAGACCACCATGCGCCGTATTGCTGGCGAGGTCACACTAGACGAACTTCTTCAAAACCGAGAAAAAATTGCCAGCGATATCTTAAAGATCATCGACAAAACCTCTGACGCCTGGGGCATCGATGTCGAAACCGTCGAACTTAAGGACATCGAACTTCCTGAAAACATGGTTCGTACCATGGCCAAACAAGCCGAAGCTGAAAGAGAAAAAAGAGCTACCATCATCAACTCCGAAGGCGAGGTAATCGCTGCCAACAACCTTGGCAAAGCTGCCAATACTCTTGCCAAAGCCCCCGGTGCTCTCCACCTAAGAACGCTCAACTCTATCAACGACATCTCCTCTGACCAATCAAACACCGTCATCTTTGCTCTTCCCATGGAGATTCTAAGAGCTATAGAGGGTTTTGTTAAAGATGGTAAGAAATAAACAGCCTCTCCCAAAATCCCTAGTCATCTTCATACCATTAACCCTCATCTTCCTCTCCACCATCTTCTTTCTCACCTACCGCAAATTTTGGTCCAACCCCTTACCTCAGGGTACTTCCGTCAGTCTGATTGAATCCTCTCCCGAAGACCCTTATGCGAAAAAAAATCCTCCTACACCTGAATCAGTCGACTATCAGGTAACCGAAGTGGCTAGCAATCTTTACGTTCCTTGGAGTTTGGTCTTCACCGATCCAAAAAGACTTCTCGTCACCGAAAGAGACGGCAAGATAAGACAAATAACCGATAATCAACTTAACCCAGATCCACTCATTCAATTCAATGAAGTCATCTCAGAAGGTGAGGCAGGACTTATGGGTATGGATCTTCACCCAAATTATCAAGCCAATCACTACCTTTATGTTTGCCTTACTTACCAATATGACAACGCTTTATATAACAAAATCGAGCGATTAATTGACCACAAAGACTATCTCGCTCGCGATCAAATCATCTTTGATCGTATCCCAGCAGCCAATAATCATGCCGGTTGTAGAATCAAATTTGGACCCGATTCCAAGCTCTACATCACTACCGGTGATGCTCTCCAGAGAAACTTGGCTCAGGATCTTAATTCTCTGGCCGGCAAGATCCTCCGTCTAAACGACGATGGCAGTATTCCCACCGACAACCCCTTCCCTAACTCACCTGTCTACTCCTACGGACATCGCAATCCCCAGGGACTAGCCTGGCATCCTCAAGGACAACTTTTTGCCACAGAGCACGGACCTTCTGGTTTTGATGGTCCCGGCGGGGGAGACGAACTCAATCTCATCAAACCTGGTCAAAACTACGGCTGGCCTCTTGTCAGTCATGACAAAACCCATCCAGACACTACCCCACCCCTTCTTGTCTTTACTCCCGCTGAAGCTCCTTCTGGCGCCTTAATCTACACCGGTTCTCTCTTTCCTCAATTCAAAGACAACCTCTTTTTCACGGCACTACGCGGATCAGGCATTTTTCATGTCATCCTAGACAGTCAAGACCCAACAAAAACCCTTTCCTATCAAAAACTTGAAATAGATCTAGGTCGAATCCGTGATATCATCCAAAGTCCAGACGGCCAAATCTACTTCTCTACTAGTAACCGAGATGGTCGTGGCCAAGTAAGGGATAATGACGACAAAATCTATCGCCTTGAACCAATAACTGAATAATTGTGTGCCATACGGGTCTGGAACCAAAACTACAAACTAAGTTTAAAGCTTTTCTTTTACGATTCTAACAAGCTCATTCGTTGACCACGTAATATTCCATAAAAAAGATGGTAGGAAACCCATTATTCCCATAGATGAAAAGATTAAAAGAAAGACTATTTCTATCCCAACTTTCAAACCGGAAATTAAGTAGATATATATGCATATCAAGGATATCCATCCGACCATCGATCCAATAAAATGAATCCAGCTTTGATGAAGATACCATTCAATATGATAAGTAGGAATCTTATCTTCTTTTTTAGGGTACATAAACGCTTTAACTGCTACCCAACCTCTAAAAAGTGATGCAACAATACCTAATATCAACAGTGTTGTAATAATGGGGTCAGACAATAGAGTTGAAACGATAGAACCAGGTGATGATACGTTTATTTCCGAGTGTGTTCTATATTTCATATATTTTCTATTACAGGATCTAAATCCCGATTTCGAACAATTCGATCAAAAAATAGCAAACAGTATCGGGCTTTTCAGCGCACCCAAACGGGTTGCGCTGAACCTTGCAATATTTGTGACCCCACGGGGAATCGAACCCCGATTACAAGGATGAGAACCTTGCGTCCTAGCCGTTAGACGATGGGGCCAAGACGCCTAAATTCTAGCGTATTTTCCTCACTTTAGCCACCTCAGCACCCTATGAATGACAAGCCGGAAAAAACATCACTCAGCCTGAGACTGCACGTTGTTGTATGTCACCGCCGACAGATGGGAAATGGTCTGGTTCATTTTGTTAAGATCTCTTCCTCGCGTCATCACACATATCAAATAGTTGTGCTTCTTAACATACACAATTCCACAGTCATGCAATTGCATTGAATCTCCCAAATTCCTCTCACCAAATTTATGAGAAATAAGAATATCCTTAGGCAAACCTTTTGGCAAACCCTCTTGATAATCTATCTGAGTCATTAGAGATAATGCCTTTTCTGAGTATGTTCTGCCTAAATATGAAGAGTTATACAAAATCCTAAAGAAAGAAGAGTACTGAACCACGTCCACCAGCTCTTCTTCTGACATCCCAGCTTGTTTAATACCCACCTTTCTCATCAAACTAAATAGACTTTGCTGATCAAGGATCTTGGTAAGCGAAAATAAGGCATTGTTATCAGAGTAAACAATCATCTGAGCTATCAAATCACTTACAGAATACAACTGACCTTCAACCATCTCCTTCTTAATCGGAATATTTTGGTAAAAATCACCGTTTTTTAAATATGGAATTTGTTTCTCCAAAAAACCAGGCTCGCTTGACGCCTGATCATAAAGAGTCATCATTACCGGAACCTTAAGCAAGCTTGCGGGAGTAAATTTCTCCTTCTCATTTATGGCAAATCAAACCCCGTTATCTAACTCTCTAAAGTAATATGACACATGTGTCATATCTCCTCTTTTTACTCTCTCCCTTATCTCACCCTCAATTTTTGACTGGAACGGCGACAAATTGTCAATAATATTTTCCCTTGGCCATGCTGCAATCCAGTAAGGGATTGGTTAGCCCTTCTGAAGATCCTTCAGTTCTTAACTCAAAGTAATTCCCACCTTCCCGAGATTTATCTTCATATATCTTTACAGCCACTATTGTTGAGAGTAAACCAAGCATGAAGCCAGACACCAACAACGCCAGACTAAATAGCGTCCTCTTACTTATACCACTACCCAAAAAAAATCCCTTTTTATCCATACCCCCTTATTCAGTCACGAAATAACTCAAGCTAGTATATCAGCTCCAAAAACTAATAAAAATAATTGACAATCAAGGTACTTTGGCCATATAATACGCTCCTACATCCGAGAACTGCCCATCTCCAAATTAAAGTTCTCCCAATTTCTGGCTACAAAAAACCAAATCCCTGGCTTTCTGTGGTCAAAATTGACTTTTTTGTAGCAAGATACTAAATTATCGCAATACAAAAAACCAAATATGGATAAAAAACCAATCAAAATTACCGTTCAAGGTCGACAGGCTCTAGAAAAAGAGCTTAAAGTCCTAAAAGATGAGCGTCAACCTCATGTCATTAAAAGAGTCGCTACGGCTCGTGAGTTTGGCGATCTTTCTGAAAACGCCGAATACCACGCCGCCCGTGAGGATCTAGCCTGGATTCAAGGACGTATTGAGGAAATCGAACATATTCTAGCTCAAGCTGAAGTAGTCAAGGCCAATGGCGACTCTACTGTTTCTCTTGGTCATCAGGTTGTCCTCCTTACGCAAGACGGCCAAGAACAAGAATTTCACATCGTCGGTGAATGGGAAGCTGATCCCATGGCTCAAAAAATCAGCCACGAATCACCTTTAGGCCAAGCTCTAGTTGGTAAAAAAGTCGGCGAAATCGCCCAATTCGAAGCTCCAGCCGGTACTATTGCCTACACCATCAAAGCCATCAAATAACCATGGATCGAGCTCAAGCTCTAGACTTAATTCACTCCTGGACCACTAACCCCAATCTAATCAAACACATGCTTGCTGTCGAGGCGCAGCTACGTGCCCTCGCTCGTCATTATAATCAAGACGAAGATCTCTGGGGTCTGGCTGGCTTACTTCATGACGCGGATTACCAGCTCTTCGCCAATCAGCCTGAAAAACACCCCAGCAAGATCATCGAAGAACTCCAGTCCAAGAACGTTGACTCCCGTATCATCCAGGCCATCCGTTCCCATGCATGGGGCTGGCAGCCAGGCGCCCCAGAACCCCAATCTCAGCTTGACTGGGCGCTCTATACTAGCGACGAACTCTCTGGTCTAATTATTGCCTGCGCCCTGGTTCGTCCTGATAAAAAACTCAGCTCTCTTACCCTCGACTCTATTCTTAAAAAGTGGCACACTCAGTCTTTCGCTGCCGGTGTTCATCGTGACCACATTCTCCTCTGTGAGACAAAACTAGGCATCAAACTCAATGACTACATCACCATCTGTCTTAATGCCCTACAGGACATCTCTTCAGACTTGGGGCTTTAGTCCGTGCTAGAATAGCGCTGTTAACTCCATCAAATCGGCTAGAATATATTCATGCTTGATATTCAATACATTCGTGACCATCCCAAAACAGTCAGAAGAGCTGTTACCAGCAAAAACCTAAACCCCAAGGTTGTTGATAATCTGCTTGATATTGACCAAAAACGCCGTCAATTAATCGCTCAAGTTGAAGATCTCCGTTCTCAGCGAAATCAGCTCAATCAACAGCTTAAACAAAAACAAACCCCCAAACTAATCACTCAGTCAAAGTCTCTCAAAAGTAAACTCCAAGATCTTGAACCTCAACTTAATCAACTTGAAAAGTCCTTCCAGGATCTACTTCTACAGATCCCCAATTTGCCCTTAAAAGACGTTCCTATTGGCAAAGACTCCTCCGGCAACAAGCAAGTTAAAACCTGGGGTAAAAAACCTACTCTCGATTTTGAACCCAAAAACCACATCGAACTTGGAACCAGTCTCGGTCTCTTTGATCTAGAGCGGGGTGCCAAAGTTGCTGGCTTCCGCGGCTATTACCTTACTGGTGACGGAGTCCGCCTCAGTCTAGCCATCATGCTTTATGCCTTAGATAAACTAAGTGGTAAGGGCTTTAATCTCGTAATGCCTCCCATTATTAACCGTCGCTCTGCTTTTATAAACTCAGGCCACTTCCCCTGGGGTGAATCAGAAACCTATCGACTGGCTCAAGACGAAACTGATCCAGACAACGACTATTTCCTAGCAGGAACCGCTGAGGTCCCTTTAGTCTCTCTCTATGCCAACGAGACTTTTTCTGAAAAAGATCTGCCTATAAAAATGGTTGGCTTCTCTCCCTGCTATCGTCGTGAAATCGGCAACTACGGCAAAGACACCAAAGGTATCTTCCGCGTTCATGAATTTCTCAAGGCCGAGCAAGTCATCATCTGTAAAAACGATCTTGAGGAATCTCTTCAATGGCACGAAAAGCTCCTCTCCTACGCTGAGGAAATCCTTCAAGATCTAGGTCTCCATTACCGCGTCATGCTTATGTGTACCGGCGACATGGGTGAACCCCAAGCCAAAAAATATGACATCGAAACCTGGATGCCTGGACGCCAAGACTACGGTGAAACTGCCTCAGACTCAATCATGACTGACTTTCAGTCTCGCCGAGCCAACATTCGCTATCAGGCTGCTGATGGCACTCTCAAATTTGCTCATATGCTCAACAATACCGCCGCCCCCTCTACCAGGCTCCTCATCGCCATTCTCGAAAACTACCAACAAGCAGATGGAACGGTCAAAGTTCCCGCACCCCTAGTCCCTTATGTTGGTAAAGACTTGCTGCGCCGTGAAGACTAAGTTATTTTTACTTTTCTCCATCATCATCTTCGTCATCTTTGTTGGTTACCTTTTCCATTATCGCTCCAACCTCTCACTTCTCTCCCCCCTATTTTCATCCATCAATCCGCCCGACCTAAAACCTAAACTCAGTCTTCGTCTCTCCATACCCCCAGATCTTGACTACTCCAATCTTTCTACCCCTTCTGGCGTCCCTGAACATATCTCCTACCTCCTCTATCAACCCTTAACCGGTTATGTCTATGCTACTCAAAATCCCACCTCAAAACTCGCCCCTGCTTCTTTCACCAAACTAGTCACCACCATGGTCTCTCTTGATGTCGCTCCCGCCCAACATTTACTTACTGCCTCACCACAGGCCATTGCCA contains:
- a CDS encoding slipin family protein: MFYALLPIVIFVILSSLKQINEYERGVVYTMGRFTGIVEPGWRLVWPIFQSFRKVDIRTKAVDVPKQETITKDNVSIKMNAVIYYKVRDAGKSINEVEDVFSAVSQLAQTTMRRIAGEVTLDELLQNREKIASDILKIIDKTSDAWGIDVETVELKDIELPENMVRTMAKQAEAEREKRATIINSEGEVIAANNLGKAANTLAKAPGALHLRTLNSINDISSDQSNTVIFALPMEILRAIEGFVKDGKK
- a CDS encoding PQQ-dependent sugar dehydrogenase, with protein sequence MVRNKQPLPKSLVIFIPLTLIFLSTIFFLTYRKFWSNPLPQGTSVSLIESSPEDPYAKKNPPTPESVDYQVTEVASNLYVPWSLVFTDPKRLLVTERDGKIRQITDNQLNPDPLIQFNEVISEGEAGLMGMDLHPNYQANHYLYVCLTYQYDNALYNKIERLIDHKDYLARDQIIFDRIPAANNHAGCRIKFGPDSKLYITTGDALQRNLAQDLNSLAGKILRLNDDGSIPTDNPFPNSPVYSYGHRNPQGLAWHPQGQLFATEHGPSGFDGPGGGDELNLIKPGQNYGWPLVSHDKTHPDTTPPLLVFTPAEAPSGALIYTGSLFPQFKDNLFFTALRGSGIFHVILDSQDPTKTLSYQKLEIDLGRIRDIIQSPDGQIYFSTSNRDGRGQVRDNDDKIYRLEPITE
- a CDS encoding serine hydrolase; the encoded protein is MNEKEKFTPASLLKVPVMMTLYDQASSEPGFLEKQIPYLKNGDFYQNIPIKKEMVEGQLYSVSDLIAQMIVYSDNNALFSLTKILDQQSLFSLMRKVGIKQAGMSEEELVDVVQYSSFFRILYNSSYLGRTYSEKALSLMTQIDYQEGLPKGLPKDILISHKFGERNLGDSMQLHDCGIVYVKKHNYLICVMTRGRDLNKMNQTISHLSAVTYNNVQSQAE
- the greA gene encoding transcription elongation factor GreA, coding for MDKKPIKITVQGRQALEKELKVLKDERQPHVIKRVATAREFGDLSENAEYHAAREDLAWIQGRIEEIEHILAQAEVVKANGDSTVSLGHQVVLLTQDGQEQEFHIVGEWEADPMAQKISHESPLGQALVGKKVGEIAQFEAPAGTIAYTIKAIK
- a CDS encoding HD domain-containing protein, with translation MDRAQALDLIHSWTTNPNLIKHMLAVEAQLRALARHYNQDEDLWGLAGLLHDADYQLFANQPEKHPSKIIEELQSKNVDSRIIQAIRSHAWGWQPGAPEPQSQLDWALYTSDELSGLIIACALVRPDKKLSSLTLDSILKKWHTQSFAAGVHRDHILLCETKLGIKLNDYITICLNALQDISSDLGL
- the serS gene encoding serine--tRNA ligase — protein: MLDIQYIRDHPKTVRRAVTSKNLNPKVVDNLLDIDQKRRQLIAQVEDLRSQRNQLNQQLKQKQTPKLITQSKSLKSKLQDLEPQLNQLEKSFQDLLLQIPNLPLKDVPIGKDSSGNKQVKTWGKKPTLDFEPKNHIELGTSLGLFDLERGAKVAGFRGYYLTGDGVRLSLAIMLYALDKLSGKGFNLVMPPIINRRSAFINSGHFPWGESETYRLAQDETDPDNDYFLAGTAEVPLVSLYANETFSEKDLPIKMVGFSPCYRREIGNYGKDTKGIFRVHEFLKAEQVIICKNDLEESLQWHEKLLSYAEEILQDLGLHYRVMLMCTGDMGEPQAKKYDIETWMPGRQDYGETASDSIMTDFQSRRANIRYQAADGTLKFAHMLNNTAAPSTRLLIAILENYQQADGTVKVPAPLVPYVGKDLLRRED